In Mastigocladopsis repens PCC 10914, a single window of DNA contains:
- the pstC gene encoding phosphate ABC transporter permease subunit PstC has translation MNTQAENRQPTVKPRSTVEKSVDRGFIWLTRIFALAVAAILLWIAILVGIQAMPAIQEFGTSFLAKSAWNPVNNQYGVLPQVYGTLVSAFIGLLIAVPIGVGTAILLSENFLPSPVRTVLVFLVELLAAIPSVVYGIWGIFVLIPLTTGVGRWLNASLGWLPIFSTPPTGPGMFPAGVILAIMTLPIITAISRDALISLPPSLRQAAMGLGATRWETIFQVLIPAAFSGIVSAVMLALGRAMGETMAVTMIIGNANVINPSIFAPANTISSLLANQFAEASDLQVSALMYAALVLFVLTLIVNILAELIVLRVKRL, from the coding sequence ATGAATACACAAGCCGAGAATCGTCAACCAACAGTTAAACCTCGCTCTACAGTAGAAAAGTCAGTAGACCGAGGCTTTATTTGGCTGACTCGGATTTTTGCACTGGCTGTTGCAGCCATTTTATTGTGGATTGCGATACTGGTTGGCATTCAGGCAATGCCTGCCATCCAAGAGTTTGGTACTAGCTTTTTAGCAAAAAGCGCTTGGAATCCAGTCAATAATCAGTACGGAGTGCTACCGCAAGTATATGGTACTTTGGTGAGTGCTTTTATTGGTTTGCTGATAGCAGTACCAATTGGCGTTGGCACTGCTATTTTACTAAGTGAAAATTTTCTACCCTCACCTGTACGAACGGTACTGGTTTTCTTGGTAGAACTATTAGCAGCTATTCCCAGTGTTGTTTATGGCATTTGGGGAATTTTCGTATTGATTCCCCTGACAACAGGCGTTGGAAGATGGCTCAACGCTAGTTTAGGTTGGTTACCAATTTTTAGTACTCCTCCTACAGGACCAGGAATGTTCCCAGCAGGCGTTATCTTGGCGATTATGACTTTGCCAATTATTACAGCTATCTCCCGTGACGCACTGATTTCTCTACCACCGAGTTTACGCCAAGCTGCTATGGGACTGGGAGCAACCCGGTGGGAAACGATTTTCCAAGTCCTCATTCCAGCTGCCTTCTCAGGTATTGTAAGTGCTGTGATGTTGGCGCTAGGTCGGGCGATGGGAGAAACAATGGCTGTCACGATGATCATTGGGAACGCCAACGTCATTAATCCCTCGATATTTGCACCAGCTAATACGATTTCTTCCTTGTTGGCAAACCAATTCGCAGAAGCAAGTGATCTGCAAGTTAGCGCTCTCATGTATGCCGCGTTAGTTCTATTTGTTTTAACCCTGATAGTCAACATTTTGGCAGAGTTAATCGTTCTGCGAGTGAAGCGACTGTAG